The sequence GGCAGCGGGGGGCGACAACGGCTGAACGCCTTGCGCGCTCAGCCTTTGCGGCCGACGCCGCCGAGCAGGAAAGCCACCGGCCGGTTGCGGCGACCGGGGACGTCCGGCTTGCTGGAGGACGTCTTGGGGGCGTCGCTGGCTTCGTAGGGCTTGGCGTAGTCGAAGCCGTCAGCGGCGACGGTGGATTTGCTGCGCGGCGTGCGCGTGCGCTCGCTGCGGCTCCGCGGGGCGGGGGCGTCGTCGGTGTTGCGGCCGCGGCGGGGGCGGCTGTCGTCACCGCGGCCACGACGCGGGGGGGCGTCGTCGCTGCGGCCGTGTCCGGCGGGCTGGAAGTCTTCGACGGTGTGCACCGGAATCGTCAGCTTGATGAGCTTCTCGATGCCGGCGAGGTTGCTGCGGTCTTCTGGCGCCACCAGCGAGATGGCCCGGCCTTTCTTGCCTGCACGGCCGGTGCGGCCGATGCGGTGGACGTAGTCTTCGGAGGTGTTGGGCAGGACGTAGTTGACCACATAGGGCAGGTCGTCGATGTCCAGGCCGCGGGCGGCTACGTCGGTGGCGATGAGCACGCGGGTGCTGCCGTTCTTGAAGCCTTCGAGTGCCTCGGTGCGCTGCTGCTGGCTCTTGTCGCCGTGGATGGCGTCGGCCGGGATGTCGCAGCGGTTGAGGTAGTGGGTCAGGCGGCTGCAGCCAAACTTGGTGTCGACAAACACCAGCACCTGGGCGTCGATGCTGGTCTTGAGCAGGTGCACCAGCAGATCACGCTTGCGGCTGGACTCGACCGGATAGACCTGGTGTTCGATGGTCTCGCTGACCATGTTGCGGCGGGCGACTTCGATCAGCTGCGGCTGGTTGAGCATCTGGTCGGCCAGCTTCTTGATTTCGTTCGAGAAGGTGGCGGAGAACAGCAGGCTCTGGCGCTGATTGGGCAGCATCGAGAGGATGCGGCGAATGTCGGGGATGAAGCCCATGTCGAGCATGCGGTCGGCTTCGTCGAGGACCAGCATCTTGACCTGGTTGAGCTGGATGCTGCGCTGCTGGACGTGGTCGAGCAGGCGGCCGGGCGTGGCCACCACGATCTCGACGCCTTCGCGCAGGGTCTGCGTCTGGGCGCGCATGTCGACGCCGCCATAGATGCAGGTGGCGCGCAGCGGCAGGTAGCGACTGTAGGTGAGCACCGACTCATACACCTGCATGGCCAGCTCGCGGGTCGGCGCCAGGATGAGGGCGCGCACGGGGTGGCGGGCGGGGGAGGTGCTGGTGCTGGCATGCGGGGCCAGGCGTTGCAGGACGGGCAGCGTGAAGCTGGCGGTTTTGCCGGTGCCGGTCTGTGCGCCACCCATCACGTCCTGGCCGGAGAGCACGATCGGAATGGCTTCGCGCTGGATGGGGGTCGGCTCTGAGTAGCCGGCGTCTTCAACGGCGCGCAGCAGTTCCGGCATCAGGCCGAGATCGGCAAAAGTCATAGGCGGCGGGTGTCCTGAACGGGCGCTTGGCGCCTCAAAAGGTGAGAAAACAAAGGATTATAACGCGTTGCGGTGTCGTTTCGGTGATCAACGGGTGTCGGTCCGGCTGAGGTAGGCGGTGACTTCCTCGCGATCGTGGTAAAGGTGTTTGAAACGCAGCACATAGGGGATGCCGTCGAGCTTGCGATCGATGAGTTCCTGGCACTGCATGAGCGCGGCGTAGCGGCGCTTCATGGGCAGCTTGAGGTTGAAGATGGCGTGGCGGCAGCGCTTGGCGGCGCTCCATTCGGCCATCAGCGTGGCGATCCGTCCGGGTTGCTCGACCATGTCGCAGACCAGCCAGTCGACCGGGCGCGGCGGGCGCCAGGTGAAGCCGTCGGCGCGCACATGGGTGACCATGCCGCCGGCGAGCAGGCGCGCGTCGAGCGGGCCGTTGTCGATGGCCGTGACATACAGGCCGCGCTGGGCCAGCTGCCAGCTCCAGCCGCCGGGGGCGGCGCCCAGGTCGACCGCCTTGCCCTGCGGGCGCAGCCAGCGTTCGCGCTCCTTGTCGTCGAGCAGGCACATGAGCGCTTCGGCGAGCTTGAGCGTGGACCGGCTCGGCGCCTCGGCGGGCATGCGCAGCCGGGCGATGCCCTGTGGCCAGGCGTTGGTCAGCTTGGGGTGGCCAAGGCCGATCAGGGCTTGGGTGGCATCCGGGAAAAACAGCTGCAGCTGCGGGTCGCGCCCGCTGGGGCGGAGCAGCCCGGCCCGGCCGAGCCCGGCCTCGAGCGGGCCGGCAAAACGCTTGCAGAAGCCGGAGCGGGTCTTGCCCTCGTTGGTGTCGGGGTACTCGAACATGATGCTCGACACCCGCGCGCCAGCGGCCTGCAGGACCTCGGCGATGGGCGTCACCCGGTCGCGCTCGGGCAGTTCGGCGATGTGACCGATCACTGGCCAGGCTTGACGGGCGAAGATCAGGTCGCGCCAGTTGAGGGCGGCCTGCAGCTCGGACCACGGCACCGGGTCATCGAGTTGAAACATCACGTAACCGTCGCGTTCCCGCAGCTCGGCGTGCCCGGTTATGCTGGCCAGGATGGCGCGTTCGTCGAGCTCGGCGGCGGCTTCCTTCTCGAAGCCGGGGCGGCATTGGACGAGCAGGGCGGTGGCGATGGGAAGAGTCATGGATTGGACTGCATGAGGCGCGTAATGGCGGGATAATACGGCCATCTTCGGCCATTCGCCATGTGCCGGGCCGGACGGTGTGGCCGGTGGCGGCGCGGTGGCCGACCACCCCCGGGATTCACAGGAGTGATCACGATGCAGTATCGACGTTTGGGCAGCAGCGCGCTGGAGGTCTCTTCCATCTGCCTGGGCACCATGACCTACGGCCAGCAGAACACCGAGGGCGAAGCCCATGCGCAGCTGGACCTGGCCCGGGATGCCGGGGTGAATTTCATCGACACCGCGGAGCTGTACGCGGTGCCGGCGCGGGCGGAAACCTATGGTGCGAGCGAGCGCATCGTTGGCAGCTGGTTGCGGCGCCAGCGACGGGATCAGATCGTGTTGGCGACCAAGGTGGCGGGCCCGGCGCGCGGCTTGAGCTGGATCCGCGGCGGGCCGCCGGCGCTCGATGCGGACAACATCCGGGCCGCGATCGACGGCAGCCTGTCACGCCTGCAGACTGACTATGTCGATCTGTATCAGCTGCACTGGCCGGAGCGCAACCAGCCGATGTTCGGTCAGTGGCAATACGATCCGGCGCGGGAGCGCGAGTGCACGTCGATCCACGACCAGCTCGAAGCCCTGTCAGGCCTGGTCAAGGCAGGCAAGGTGCGCTACGTGGGCCTGTCGAACGAGCACCCCTGGGGTGTGACCGAATTCCTGCGTCTGGCGCGGGAGCACGCGTTGCCCACGGTGGTGTCGATACAGAACGCCTACAATCTGCTCAATCGCGTTTACGAATATGGCATGGCGGAACTGTGCGCGCGTGAGCAGGTCGGCTTGCTGGCCTATTCGCCGCTGGGCTTTGGACTGCTCACCGGCAAGTACCTCGACAACCCGTCCGCGCCGGGCCGGCTGACGGCGTTCGAGGGCTTCGGGCAGCGCTATGGCAAGCCCGGCGTGCCGGCGGCCGTGGCGGCCTACGCACAGGTGGCAAAGGACTTCGGGCGCACGCCGGCCCAACTGGCCATGGCTTTCGTGGTGGGGCGCTGGTTTGTGAACAGTACGATCATCGGGGCGACATCGCTGGATCAGCTAAAGGAAAATCTGGCCGCTGCCGATATGACGTTGTCAGCTGATGAACTGGCCGCCATCGAGGCGGTGCATTTGCAATGGAGCAACCCCGCGCCATGAGCGGGGCCGTGTCGAAGGAAGGTGTTGAGTGAAAGAAATCGTCGCCGCTACGGATCTGGAGATCGGCATGTTTGTTGCCGAGCTGGACAGGCCGTGGCTGGACTCGCCCTTTCTGATCCAGGGCTTCCTGATCGAGGATGAGGAGACGCTGGGCAAGCTGAAGTCGCTGTGCCGCTTCGTGTCGGTGGACTGGCAGCGCAGCGCCGGCAAGCACCATCGTGCGCCAACACGGGAATCGGTCGCCTCGACGGTGGGCGCCAGCCTGGCCGGCGCTGCGCGTATTGCCGGACGGACCGCGTCGCCCCGGCCCCAGCATGATTTTGTTGCCGTGCTGCGCTGGTTGCGCAGCGGCGGCGAACCGCCGCCAGCGACGGTGTCGTCCGGCGAGCGGATGGTGGATGTGCCGGACCTCCCGGATCGCCCGGCCGCCGACGACAGCGGCGAGGACGATGCTCCGCCGCGCGAAGGCTGGCGCTCGCGCTTGTCGCGGTGGTTTGCGCGTGAGGAGGCGCCGGCGCCGTATGCCGCTTCTGCAGGGGCTGCCGGGTCGGATTCCGGCGACGACGCCGACGGCTATCGGGCTGGCGCGGCGGCGTCGGTGTGGATCGAATCGACCGCCGTCGAGGACGAGCTGATCGAGGCCGCGCCGAGTTACCAGCGCGCCCAGGGCACGGTCGAGCAGCTGGTGGCAGACGTGCAGCGCAACCTGCGTCCGGACATGGAGCGGGTGCGCGCCAATGTCGAAGACATGATGCACAGCGTGGTGCGCAATCCCGATGCCTTGCTGTGGCTCACGCGGCTCAAGCGGACCGACCAGTATGCCTACGACCATGCGCTCGATGTCAGCGTGCTGCTGATGGTGTTTGCCCGCTCGATCGGGCTGTCGGCGCAAGACATGACGCTGCTCGGTGTGGTGGGGCTGATGCAGGACATCGGCAAGGTCCGCCTGCCACCGAGGCTGCTCAAGAAGTCAGGCCAGATCACGCCGCTCGAGCGCGAAATCTTCCAGACCCATGTCGACTACTCGCTGGCCATCCTGAAAGACACGCCAGACGGCTCCCCCGAACTGCTGGAGATCGTCAGCCGTCATCATGAACGCTTTGACGGCTCAGGCTATCCTGCCGGTCTGTCTGGCGACGCGATTGGCCGCTTCGGCGAAATGGCCGGCATCGTGGATGCTTACTGCGCCATGACGCGCGAGCGCCCCTGGGGCGATGCGCTCAGTCCGCAGGGGGCGCTCGAGCAGATCAACGCCATGCGCAACCGCTGGTTCTCCGAGACCGTGGTCGACACCTTCATCCAGTGTGTCGGCCTGTATCCGGTGGGGACGCTGGTCGAATTGCAGACCGGGGAAGTGGCCGTGGTCATTGCACAGAACCAGGTGCGCCGCCTGCGCCCGCGGGTGCTGGTCCTGCTGGCGCCCGATCATTCGCCCAACCGGCACCCGCCGACGCTGGACCTGCTCTACGATCCGGTGGCGCCCGACGGTTCGGTGTACGCGATCCGCAAGGCCTTGCCGCCGGGGGCCTACGGCATCGATCCGAAGGAGTTCTACCTCTGATGCGCACCGGGCCCTGCGCGAACTCGCTGACCGTGCCGGTGCTCGACGAGGCGGCGCTGGCGCGCTTGCTGGCGCAGCAGGGGTTCGTGCCGGAGGATCGGGCGGCGATTCGTGCCTTCGGCCGGGTCGTCAGCCGCGAGGCCTTGCAGGACGATTTTGCCGCGGTCTTCCTGGCCCGGGCGGGGGCGCGGTGGCGGCCGAGATGGCGGCTGCCGAAGCCGCTTTCTGCGACGAACTGCTCAATATTGCCGGCTGGCAAGGCGGGGCGGACTGGTTCAACCGGCTGGCCCAGCGGTGGTGCGATTGTCTCGACTGCGGTGTGGCTGACCACTTTCCGTGGGCCGCCTGCGGTTCATTGCTGTCGGTTTGCCGCGATCGGCTCGTGGGCGGGCGGGCCGAGGTCTTTCAGCTCGAGATGGACCTGCTGACCGGGCTGGTGCGGGTGGTGTGGGCGCTTGCAAGCTACCTGACCGAAGTGGCCATCGCGCGCGAGCGGGAAAAGGTGAAAGCCTTTGCCTTGATCGACGCACACACCGGTCTGCCAAACCGGCTGCGCTTCGAGCAGGTGCTGACGGCGGCCCTGGGGGTGGCGAGCGAGGACTGGCCGGTGGGGCTGGTGGTGCTCAAGATGCATGTCGGGGCGGGCGCCGTCGCGTTGCTCGCGGGCGAACGCGAACGCCTGCAGGTGGCTGTCAGCGCGCAGCTCGCCGGTGTCATCCGGGAGGGCGATGTGTTGTGCCTGACCGGCGAGGAGGAATGGTCGCTGGTGCAATGCGCGGTGCGCACCCCGGCGCAAGTGATGCTCGCCGCCCACAAGTTGCACGATGTGGCGCTGGCCGCGGCCTCATCAGTGGGGCTGGCCGGCCACATTGGTGCCGTCGCCGGTGGCGCCTGTGGCCCCGGCGATGCGGCCGATGCCCGCGGCCTCGAGCGCGCGGCGCGCAATGCCCAGTTTGCCGCGCGCGATGCGCGCCAGCCGGTCGCCATGTACACGCCCCAGGTGGCCAACCTGTCGCGCACCGTGTCGAGCCTCGAGCAGGACTTCCATCGGGCGTTGGCCCTGCAGCACTTTGAACTGTTCTTGCAGCCGCAGGTTGATGTCGGCTCCGGCGAGTGCCACTGCGTCGAGGCCTTGCTGCGCTGGCGGCGTGCCGAAGGCAACTGGGTGGCGCCGCCGGCCGTTGTCGAACTGGCCGAGCGAACCGGGGTGGCGGGGCAGATGCTGCGCTCGCTGCTCTCGCGCCAGGCGCGGGTGGCCGACGAACTGGCGCGGGCCGGCATCGATGTGACGGTGATGCTCAACCTGACCGCGCAGGACATTCGCGACCCGGACCTGCCGGCACTCGTCCGTCAGGCGCTTGGCAATTGGCGGGTGCCCGTATCGCGCGTAGGCTTTGAGTTGACGGAGGGCGCCTTGCTGGTCGATGAGCCCGCCGCCGCCAAGGTGGTGGCCGCGTTGCGCGATACCGGGTGCACCGTGGCGCTGGATGATTTTGGCACCGGGTACTCGTCCTTGTCGCACCTTCGCCGATTGCCGGTCGATGAACTCAAGGTGGATCGCCAGTTCGTTGCCGGGGTGTGTGTCGATGCGCAGGACCGCGCCATGGTCGAGGCCTTGCTGGTGCTGGCGCGTGCGTTCAAGCTGCGCGTGGTGGCCGAAGGGGTCGAAAGCGAGGCGCAGGCCACGTGCCTGGCCGAGATGGGATGCGACCGCCTGCAGGGCTATTTTCTGGCGCGGCCGATGAACGCCGACGCGTTTGTCCGCTGGTGGCGGGCGCGCTACGGCCAGCCGGTTGCCCCGGCAGATTCTTAGGGGCGGCCGGGTGGGCGCGGACGGGAAGGCGGGGCGTCGTCGGCCGGGTCGCTGGCTGCCGGCTCGGTCGCCGGGGCGTGCGATGTGGTGTCGGCCAGGGTGGGGGGAACGATGTCGATCTTGTTTTCGATCATGTAGTCGTTCATATTCCGCCACCCGCTGAAAATGTCGGCCTTAGAGGCCTTGGGGTTCAGCGTGTAGCAGTCCTCCAGGGCGCGACCGGCGTGGCGGCAGGCGCTGCCGATGGCTTCGCCTTCGGCCTGGGCGCGGGCAGCCTCCTTGGCCGGATCGGGGATGCCCAGCTCCTCGCAACCGGACAATGTGGCAAGCAGGGCGACGGCGATGACGACAGGGCGGATCTTCATGGCGACTACCGGGTTGGGTCTGACGATGAAAGATATCGTCGCCCCTGAAGAAATCTTGAGCAGAACCGAAGTGTTGAACAATGATCAGGGGCGTCGCCGCAGGCGGCCCGCAGAAGAGGTGGTTGGGATGTTGAAGCAGTGTGTGTCCAGATTCTGGCGCTACGGTGCGGTGGCGGTCATCGCCTCCGCCGCCATGGCGCACGCGGCGGGTGAGCCGCATGTGGTGACCTTGTCGCATGTGTTTGATCCCGAGCGGGCGCAGCAGCTCGCCGGCCTGGTCGAGCGTTTCAACGCCACCGAGAAGGCCGGCCAGGTGCGCATCGTCACCGAGCCCGGCGCGGTCGAGAGCGCCGCCATCCAGATCGTGCAGGGCGACGCCGAACAGGCCCTGCGTGCGCGCGGGGCATTTCGTCCGTTGTACCAGGTGATGGCCGAGGCCGGCCTGGCGCTGGGCAGCGACAAGGGGCTGACCGGCTTTGACCGCGGCACGCTCGATGCCCGCGGCCGGCGCATTGCGCTGCCGGTGGGCATGTACACCCCGGTGCTGTTCATCAACCGCCGGGCGTTCCAGGAAGTGGGGCTCGACCCCGATGCGCCGCCGCGCACCTGGCGCAGCCTGCAAGATGCCCTGGGCAAGCTCTTCGACGCGGGCTACGCCTGCCCCTACACCGTGTCCCGCCCCAGCTGGGTGATGGTCGATAACGTCAGCGCGCGGCAGAACGTGGCGATGACCCGCCGCGCCGGTCGCAATGAAGAGCTGTCGGTCAACGGCATGCTGCAGATTCGCCATATCGCGCTGATGGCCAGCTGGGTGCGTGCACGCTACCTCCATGTGTATGGCGCGGGCGCCGAGCCGGCCGAGCGCTTTACCCGTGGCGAGTGT comes from Denitromonas sp. and encodes:
- a CDS encoding extracellular solute-binding protein, with amino-acid sequence MSRFWRYGAVAVIASAAMAHAAGEPHVVTLSHVFDPERAQQLAGLVERFNATEKAGQVRIVTEPGAVESAAIQIVQGDAEQALRARGAFRPLYQVMAEAGLALGSDKGLTGFDRGTLDARGRRIALPVGMYTPVLFINRRAFQEVGLDPDAPPRTWRSLQDALGKLFDAGYACPYTVSRPSWVMVDNVSARQNVAMTRRAGRNEELSVNGMLQIRHIALMASWVRARYLHVYGAGAEPAERFTRGECAVIAAESANWPAFRQAAAFDVGVSELPFYDDYPGGVGGTLAEGPTLWVAKDKKRADYQVAARFVRFLLKPDNQLAWQRGTGYLPLDEKGSVAGAGIAPDQPNLLVARKQLSVDTKASPAASDLPKQARVRDILEEELDAVWADRQPAKQALDNAVARASSIK
- a CDS encoding HD-GYP domain-containing protein; this translates as MKEIVAATDLEIGMFVAELDRPWLDSPFLIQGFLIEDEETLGKLKSLCRFVSVDWQRSAGKHHRAPTRESVASTVGASLAGAARIAGRTASPRPQHDFVAVLRWLRSGGEPPPATVSSGERMVDVPDLPDRPAADDSGEDDAPPREGWRSRLSRWFAREEAPAPYAASAGAAGSDSGDDADGYRAGAAASVWIESTAVEDELIEAAPSYQRAQGTVEQLVADVQRNLRPDMERVRANVEDMMHSVVRNPDALLWLTRLKRTDQYAYDHALDVSVLLMVFARSIGLSAQDMTLLGVVGLMQDIGKVRLPPRLLKKSGQITPLEREIFQTHVDYSLAILKDTPDGSPELLEIVSRHHERFDGSGYPAGLSGDAIGRFGEMAGIVDAYCAMTRERPWGDALSPQGALEQINAMRNRWFSETVVDTFIQCVGLYPVGTLVELQTGEVAVVIAQNQVRRLRPRVLVLLAPDHSPNRHPPTLDLLYDPVAPDGSVYAIRKALPPGAYGIDPKEFYL
- a CDS encoding DEAD/DEAH box helicase, whose protein sequence is MTFADLGLMPELLRAVEDAGYSEPTPIQREAIPIVLSGQDVMGGAQTGTGKTASFTLPVLQRLAPHASTSTSPARHPVRALILAPTRELAMQVYESVLTYSRYLPLRATCIYGGVDMRAQTQTLREGVEIVVATPGRLLDHVQQRSIQLNQVKMLVLDEADRMLDMGFIPDIRRILSMLPNQRQSLLFSATFSNEIKKLADQMLNQPQLIEVARRNMVSETIEHQVYPVESSRKRDLLVHLLKTSIDAQVLVFVDTKFGCSRLTHYLNRCDIPADAIHGDKSQQQRTEALEGFKNGSTRVLIATDVAARGLDIDDLPYVVNYVLPNTSEDYVHRIGRTGRAGKKGRAISLVAPEDRSNLAGIEKLIKLTIPVHTVEDFQPAGHGRSDDAPPRRGRGDDSRPRRGRNTDDAPAPRSRSERTRTPRSKSTVAADGFDYAKPYEASDAPKTSSSKPDVPGRRNRPVAFLLGGVGRKG
- a CDS encoding GGDEF domain-containing phosphodiesterase encodes the protein MAAAEAAFCDELLNIAGWQGGADWFNRLAQRWCDCLDCGVADHFPWAACGSLLSVCRDRLVGGRAEVFQLEMDLLTGLVRVVWALASYLTEVAIAREREKVKAFALIDAHTGLPNRLRFEQVLTAALGVASEDWPVGLVVLKMHVGAGAVALLAGERERLQVAVSAQLAGVIREGDVLCLTGEEEWSLVQCAVRTPAQVMLAAHKLHDVALAAASSVGLAGHIGAVAGGACGPGDAADARGLERAARNAQFAARDARQPVAMYTPQVANLSRTVSSLEQDFHRALALQHFELFLQPQVDVGSGECHCVEALLRWRRAEGNWVAPPAVVELAERTGVAGQMLRSLLSRQARVADELARAGIDVTVMLNLTAQDIRDPDLPALVRQALGNWRVPVSRVGFELTEGALLVDEPAAAKVVAALRDTGCTVALDDFGTGYSSLSHLRRLPVDELKVDRQFVAGVCVDAQDRAMVEALLVLARAFKLRVVAEGVESEAQATCLAEMGCDRLQGYFLARPMNADAFVRWWRARYGQPVAPADS
- the rlmM gene encoding 23S rRNA (cytidine(2498)-2'-O)-methyltransferase RlmM — protein: MTLPIATALLVQCRPGFEKEAAAELDERAILASITGHAELRERDGYVMFQLDDPVPWSELQAALNWRDLIFARQAWPVIGHIAELPERDRVTPIAEVLQAAGARVSSIMFEYPDTNEGKTRSGFCKRFAGPLEAGLGRAGLLRPSGRDPQLQLFFPDATQALIGLGHPKLTNAWPQGIARLRMPAEAPSRSTLKLAEALMCLLDDKERERWLRPQGKAVDLGAAPGGWSWQLAQRGLYVTAIDNGPLDARLLAGGMVTHVRADGFTWRPPRPVDWLVCDMVEQPGRIATLMAEWSAAKRCRHAIFNLKLPMKRRYAALMQCQELIDRKLDGIPYVLRFKHLYHDREEVTAYLSRTDTR
- a CDS encoding aldo/keto reductase; protein product: MTYGQQNTEGEAHAQLDLARDAGVNFIDTAELYAVPARAETYGASERIVGSWLRRQRRDQIVLATKVAGPARGLSWIRGGPPALDADNIRAAIDGSLSRLQTDYVDLYQLHWPERNQPMFGQWQYDPARERECTSIHDQLEALSGLVKAGKVRYVGLSNEHPWGVTEFLRLAREHALPTVVSIQNAYNLLNRVYEYGMAELCAREQVGLLAYSPLGFGLLTGKYLDNPSAPGRLTAFEGFGQRYGKPGVPAAVAAYAQVAKDFGRTPAQLAMAFVVGRWFVNSTIIGATSLDQLKENLAAADMTLSADELAAIEAVHLQWSNPAP